From Cetobacterium sp. 8H:
TCTGTCCTTTTTTTTGTTAGAAAATAAAATTTTAGGAGAGATAAATTATGAGAAAATTTATAAAAGGGATTGATGCATCTCCAGGAGTAGCAGTAGGAAAAGTATTTTTATACAAAGAAACAGAACTTTTTATTGATAAAGGAGAATATTCAAATACAGAAGTTCAAAAAGAAAAGTTAATTGAAGGTAGAGAAAAAACAAAAGAACAATTAATGAAAATAAGAGAAAAAACAGCAAAACAACTTGGAGAAGATAAAGCAGCTATATTTGATGGTCATATAACTTTATTAGAAGATGAAGACCTTTTTGATGAAGTTGTAGAACTTATAGAAGAAGAAAAAATCACAGCAGAAAATGCTTTAGAGCAAGGGATTAGTGGATATTGTGATATGCTTGCTAATTTAGAGGATGAATATTTAAGAGAAAGAGCTGCAGATTTAAAAGATATTGCAAAAAGATGGTTATACAATATTGTTGGAATTGAAATAGTTGATCTATCATCTCTTCCTGAAAATTCTGTTGTTGTAGCTAGAGATTTAACTCCATCTGATACTGCACAATTAGATTTAAAAAATGTAGTAGCTTTTGTAACTGATATTGGTGGAAAGACGGCTCACTCTTCAATAATGGCTAGATCGTTAGAGATTCCTGCTGTAGTTGGTACTGGAAATATAACTGAATTAGTTGAAAATGAAGCACCTATAATAGTTGATGCTTTAACAGGAGATGTTATTTTAAATCCTACAGAAGAGGATGTAGAAAAATATTCGAAAAAAAGAGAATCATATCTTGATGATAAAGAGCTTTTAAAACAATTAAAAGATAAAACAGCAACTTCAAAAGATGGAATTACTGTAGGAGCTTGGTCAAATATTGGTTCTCCAAAAGATGTTCCAGGAGTATTAAGAAATGGAGCAAATGGAATAGGTCTTTATAGAACAGAATTCTTATTTATGGCAAATGATAGATTCCCGACAGAGGATGAGCAATTCGAGGCTTATAAAATAGTTGCTGAATCAATGAAAGATGAAAATGGAAATTCATATCCAGTGACAATAAGAACAATGGATATTGGTGGAGATAAATCTTTACCGTATATGGAGCTTCCACATGAGGAAAATCCGTTCTTAGGATGGAGAGCTTTAAGAATATGCTTAGACAGACCTGAGATCCTTAAAACACAATTTAGAGCGCTTCTAAGAGCTTCTGCATTTGGTTATGTAAAAATAATGTTACCTATGGTAATTTCAATAGAAGAATGTAGAAAGTCAAAAGAATTATTAGAAGAGTGTAAAGCAGAATTAAGAGCAGAAGGAATTAAATTTGATGAAGATATTCAATTAGGAATTATGATTGAAACTCCAGCAACAGCATTTAGAGCAAAATGGTTTGCACAAGAGGTTGATTTCTTCTCTATCGGAACAAATGATTTAACTCAATATACTTTAGCAGTAGATAGAGGAAATGAAAGAATTTCTCATTTATATGACACATATAATCCAGGAGTTTTAGCAGCAATAAAAGCAGCTATTGATGGAGCACACGAAGGTGGAATCTCTATATCAATGTGCGGTGAGTTTGCAGGAGAAGCTAGAGCAACAGCATTATTATTTGGAATGGGATTAGATGCATTCTCGATGTCAGCTATTTCTGTAGCGAGAGTAAAGAAAAATATAATGGCAATAGATAAAGTATCTGCTGAAAAGCTTGTTGAAAGAGTAATGTCGATGAGCACAACAGAAGAGGTTCTAGCAGAAATAGATAAATACAACCAAGAACATTTTGGATTATAAAATCAGAAAAAGGTGAAACAAAGTTTCACCTTTTTCTATTTTTGAAGTATACTGTAGTAAATAAATTATAGAAGGAGAGGTGTTATGGGAGTAAATGATTTTAAAGTAATAGTAAAAAAAGAAAATATTTTGCATAACTATCACTATCTAAAAAAATTAAAAAATAAAAATATAATTGCTGTAGTAAAAGCCAATGCTTATGGGCATGGAATAGAAAATATTGTGAAACTTTTAACAGAGGAAGGCTGTGATTATTTTGCAGTCTCAAGAGAATATGAAGCAAAAAAAATATTAAATTTTCAATTAAAAAATATCAAAATTCTTATTTTAGAAACGATTGAAAATTTAGACTTATTAAAACAAAATAGTAATTTAGAAATGATGGTTAATAGTTTAAGCGACTTAAAAAATATTTTATCTAATGGAATTTCAACAAAACAATTACATTTAAAAATAGATTTTGGTTTTGGAAGAAATGGAATTTTAGAAAAAGAGATAAATAAATTAGAAAAAATAATAAAAGAAAAAAATTTAAAGTTTAAAGGAATATCAACACATTTGTTTGCAGCTGATTACAAAGATATGTTAGAAATTGAAAAAAAGTTTGAAGATATAGTTAATATTTTAGGAAAAGAAAGATTTGAAATAATACATACACAAAATAGTGCAGGAATAATTTCAGTAGAAGGAAAAAATTCAACTCATATAAGATGTGGTACGATTTTGTTTGGACTTCAAGAAATAGGGTATCACGATCCTAAAATAAAAAGAGCTTTTAAATTGTGTGGTAAAATTTTAGGAATTAAAGATATAAAGGATTTAAAGTATATAGGTTATGAAAAAAAAGAAGCAATTAATTTAGGAAAAAATAATAAAATAGCTAAAATAAGAATTGGTTATGGAGATGGATTTTCTAAAAGAAGTGAGAACATCATGTCTATAATCAATAATAAAAAATTTAAAATAGTTCACATAAGTATGGATAGTTCGTTTGTAGCAGTAGATGAATCAGTAAAAGTAGGAGATGAAATTGAAATTTTTCATGATCTTCAAGAAGCAATAAACCATTTAGAAGTTCCACATTATGAATTTTTATCAGTTATAAATGATAGAATTGAAAGAGAATTGATATAACAAAAAAATAGGGACTTTTAGTCCCTATTTTATATTTAGTTTACAAACTTTTTTACATTTAATTTTTGTTTTTGTACAAAAAATATTTTCAGAATTACAATTAGGACAGTACTCTAAATCTTTTTTAAGTGTTGGAATAAAAATTTGTCCGCAACATTGACATAAAAATTGACAATGTGGAGTTTTAAAATCACCACCACCAAGAGAAATTCCGTACCCATTTATTAAAGCATCAACAACTTTACTTCTAGCTGCATTTAATATATTTTGAAAAGTCTGCCTAGAAACATTCATTTTTTCTGCACATTCTTCTTGGGAAAAATTTTCTAAATCTTTTAATCTAAGAGATTCAAGTTCTTCTATTTTTAAATTATTAAAATTTACATCACATTCTCTTTTATTAAGAGGAACGAATTTTGTTTCGGTAGGAATAAATTCAACACTTCTAATTTTTGTTGGTCTAGCCATTTTTATTTTCCACACTTACAATTGCAAGAATGGTGTGAATGGTGTGAATGATCATGAGAATTACATCCGCTATTACCAGTAACTAAAATTTGTTTAAAAAATCCATTAGCTATATCGTCACAAAATCCTTCTAGTCCAGTAAATGCTTTAATATTCATCTCTTTTAAATTATTCATAGCTCCTTCACCAATTCCACCACAAGCAACAAAATCAATACCTAATTCTTTTAATTGTTTAGGAATAGCTCCGTGTCCAATACTTTCATAATAAGTTTTATTTGTACCATCATAAACAAAAAATC
This genomic window contains:
- the alr gene encoding alanine racemase; its protein translation is MGVNDFKVIVKKENILHNYHYLKKLKNKNIIAVVKANAYGHGIENIVKLLTEEGCDYFAVSREYEAKKILNFQLKNIKILILETIENLDLLKQNSNLEMMVNSLSDLKNILSNGISTKQLHLKIDFGFGRNGILEKEINKLEKIIKEKNLKFKGISTHLFAADYKDMLEIEKKFEDIVNILGKERFEIIHTQNSAGIISVEGKNSTHIRCGTILFGLQEIGYHDPKIKRAFKLCGKILGIKDIKDLKYIGYEKKEAINLGKNNKIAKIRIGYGDGFSKRSENIMSIINNKKFKIVHISMDSSFVAVDESVKVGDEIEIFHDLQEAINHLEVPHYEFLSVINDRIERELI
- a CDS encoding NifB/NifX family molybdenum-iron cluster-binding protein, which translates into the protein MKIAIVADNNKVSQHFGKAPGFFVYDGTNKTYYESIGHGAIPKQLKELGIDFVACGGIGEGAMNNLKEMNIKAFTGLEGFCDDIANGFFKQILVTGNSGCNSHDHSHHSHHSCNCKCGK
- the ptsP gene encoding phosphoenolpyruvate--protein phosphotransferase; protein product: MRKFIKGIDASPGVAVGKVFLYKETELFIDKGEYSNTEVQKEKLIEGREKTKEQLMKIREKTAKQLGEDKAAIFDGHITLLEDEDLFDEVVELIEEEKITAENALEQGISGYCDMLANLEDEYLRERAADLKDIAKRWLYNIVGIEIVDLSSLPENSVVVARDLTPSDTAQLDLKNVVAFVTDIGGKTAHSSIMARSLEIPAVVGTGNITELVENEAPIIVDALTGDVILNPTEEDVEKYSKKRESYLDDKELLKQLKDKTATSKDGITVGAWSNIGSPKDVPGVLRNGANGIGLYRTEFLFMANDRFPTEDEQFEAYKIVAESMKDENGNSYPVTIRTMDIGGDKSLPYMELPHEENPFLGWRALRICLDRPEILKTQFRALLRASAFGYVKIMLPMVISIEECRKSKELLEECKAELRAEGIKFDEDIQLGIMIETPATAFRAKWFAQEVDFFSIGTNDLTQYTLAVDRGNERISHLYDTYNPGVLAAIKAAIDGAHEGGISISMCGEFAGEARATALLFGMGLDAFSMSAISVARVKKNIMAIDKVSAEKLVERVMSMSTTEEVLAEIDKYNQEHFGL
- a CDS encoding DUF134 domain-containing protein, producing the protein MARPTKIRSVEFIPTETKFVPLNKRECDVNFNNLKIEELESLRLKDLENFSQEECAEKMNVSRQTFQNILNAARSKVVDALINGYGISLGGGDFKTPHCQFLCQCCGQIFIPTLKKDLEYCPNCNSENIFCTKTKIKCKKVCKLNIK